The Rhodanobacteraceae bacterium genome contains the following window.
TCCGGGCCGGCACCGGCGGCGACGAAGCCGCGATCTTTGCCGGCGACCTTTTCCGCATGTACAGCCGCTACGCCGAAACCCGCGGCTGGCGGGTTGAAGTGCTGAGCCAGAGTGCCGGCGAGCACGGCGGCTACAAGGAAATCATCGCCCGGGTGGAGGGCGCCGGCGCCTGGACCGAGCTCAAGTTCGAATCCGGCACGCACCGGGTACAGCGGGTGCCGGAAACCGAAGCCCAGGGCCGCATCCACACCTCGGCCTGCACTGTGGCCATCCTGCCGGAACTGGATGAAGTGGACACCACTCCCCTCAATCCGGCCGATCTCAAGGTAGACACCTTCCGCGCCTCGGGCGCCGGCGGCCAGCACGTCAACAAGACCGATTCGGCCATCCGCATCACCCATCTGCCCAGCGGCATCGTGGTCGAGTGCCAGGACGAGCGCTCGCAGCACAAGAACAGAGCACGGGCCATGAGTCTGCTCCAGGCCAAGCTGATCGACATCGAGCGCAGCAAGCAGGCGCAACAGCAGTCAGAGGACCGAAAGCTCCAGGTCGGCAGCGGCGACCGCTCACAGCGGATTCGTACGTACAATTTCCCCCAGGGACGGCTGACCGATCATCGGATCAATCTCACCCTTTACCAACTCGGCGATATCATTGCCGGCAATCTGGCGCCGGTCATCGCCCCGCTGCAGCAGGAAGATCGGGCCATGGCCCTGGATGCACTGCTCGGAAAAAACTGAAACCGATCGTCACAAGAACGAGACCGGATGCAAACTCCGGTGAACAAGAGCCTCAGCTCCAGACACTCTTTTCATCCGCCCGATTTATTGGTGTAACCTTGTTGTGGACGCGTGGAATCTGTGATCAGGTTCGCAGTGGAAGGTCAGGGGCCGCTGCTTTTGCGTCGATCGATTGAGCTGGGGGAATCAAGTGATGCTGATGAATGACGTGCAAACGCTCAGGGTGATGCCGCTGGCATTGGCTTTGGTACTCGTTCTTGGACTGGCCGCCTGCGGTGGCGATGAACCCGCACCCACGGCGAGCACCACATCCCCGGCAGGCGCCGCGCCACAACCGGCACCGACCAGTACCGAGCCAGACCCGGCGGTTGCGGCCGCCAGCACTGCGCCGCAGACCGTACCGGAATTGCTTGACGCAGCCCGCACCGCCATGCGCGAACAGCGCCTTATCCAGCCGACCAACGACAATGCCATCGAGTATTACCTGAAGGTGCTGGATGCCGAGCCGGACAACCGGCAAGCGCAGCTGGCCATTCTCGAATTGATGCCGCTGGCCCAGGGCGTTGCCGAACAGATGATCGATACCAACCGGCTGGAAGAGGCACAGCAGGCCGTCGGACTGCTCAAGCGCGCCCAGCCGACCTCGGTGGTGGTGACCAATCTCGAGCAGCGGATCGTGACCCAGCGCCGAGCCGAAGAACAACGTCGCACCGCCGAGGAAGAAGCGGCTCGATTGGCAGAGCGCCAGGCCCGCGAACAGGCCGCCGCCCAGGCGCGCGCAGCCGCCGAACCGCCGCCACCAGCCCCGAGCCGACCGGCCCAGACGCCGGCCAGCACGCCGGCCACCACCGCCGCACCGGCACCAGCACAAGCGCCACCGACCCAGGTGGCTTCAGCGGCGCCCCCGAAGCCGGTGGCGGCATCGACAGCACCGCAGAACAAGGATTTCCAGCTGGTCAAGCGGGTCAATCCCAGCTATCCGGCGCAGGCTTTGCGCAGTCGTACCGAAGGCTGGGTGGAGCTCTCGTTCACGATCACCACCACCGGTGATGTCGAGGATGTCGAAGTGGTCAATTCGAATCCGCGCCGGGTGTTTGACCGCGATGCCGCCCGGGCTCTGAGCCAGTGGAAGTTCACGCCGCGCATCGAAGGCGGCAAGGCTGTGGAAGCCAAGGCCAGGCAACGGCTGGAATTCACGCTGAACTGAGCGTTGACGAGTCAGTCCCGGGTGGGCCTACGGCTTACCCGGGCTACGAAGCTTCCCCGGGCTACCGAGTTCGGAACAGATCCCGTAGCCCAGGTAAGCGCAGCGCATCTGGGGGCTTTGCCGCCTGGGGCGAGATCAGACCCGCTTCCCGGGCGCGCCTACGGCTTACCCGGGCCAAGAAGCCAAGGGTTCAATCTGACATCGAGATTGCGATCAAGCGCGGGGTTTGCGGGCCCTGCGATCAGCGGTTATCTGCAATTTGTCGAGATCCAGCCAATCGGGGCCGTCAAGCTGTAGCTGCCGGTCGAGAATGCGCGGGAACAGACCGGCAGGAACACCGCTGTTGGAATTCCACAGGATGGCCACGCCAAAGCCCTGCTCCGGAATCACGCCAACCAACGCCCGATAACCCTGCACGGCGCCGGCATGAAACACCAGCTGATGGCCCGAGTAGTCGAACACCCGCCATCCCAGTGCATAACTGGCGGCGCGCACCCGCTCGCGGCGCCAGCGCGGGCCCAGCATCTCGCCCGGCGTATCCACCCGCGGACTCTGCACCAGCTTGAGCACGGCGGGTGGCAGTACCTCCGGGCGCTCGCCCAGCTGCGCATGCAGCCAGATGGCCAGATCGCTGATGCTGGCGTTGACGCCCGCGGCCGCCGGCAACTGATAGTAGGTCGGCTTGGGTGTCACCGAAGTCCAGCCGCCACGCGCGTACACATGCGGCCGAGCCCAGTTGGCTTGGGCCATCAGCGCATCACGGCCCACCGAGGTGTCGCGCATCTCCAACGGCACCAGCAGGCGCCGACTCAACTCCACCGGGAAAAAGCTGCCGACCGCGCCGAAAGCCGCATCCGCAGCTACATTGAAGAGCACATTCTGATAGGCATAGCAGCCACCGACGGCACAGGCCGGGCGTACGCTCGGCAAGGACTGGATCAGATCGATCAGCGGTGCATTGGCCTCCAGCTTCATGTCGAAGGTGTGATGCGGCAATCCGGTCTGGTGACTGAGCAGGCGCTCCAGCGTCAAGGCGCTGGGTGCATTGGGATCGGCCAGTTCAAGGCCCGGCACCAGATCGACCACGCTCTGGCCGATCTGCAGAAATCCGGCATCATCGAGCAGGCCGCAAAGAGTAGACGCAAAGCCCTTGGACACCGAGGCCAGCCTGAACACGGTGTGCTTGTCGACCACCTGACCAGAACCGGCATAGGTCTCACCGGCGGTGATCAGCAAATCGGGCTGACGCGGGCGGACAATCGCCACCGCCAGCGCTGGTGTGGCGCCACTGGCGTTGACCACCTCTACCCAGCTACGGACTTCGGCCTGCAGGGTGTCAGCTGGCGCGGGACGCAAGGCTGCGTCTGCGCTGGCAGCAGCCACACGATCCGCAGCCAGCATTCCGCCTGCCAGACCGAGCGCAACAAACACCACCCGAAGCATCGCGACCCCCGTGTTATTCTCGAAACAGCACCTTGGATCGTAGCGCGTTTTCCCCCGTCTGAGTGGAGGTTTCCATGCTTTCAACCGTGATTGTCCTGGTTTTGCTGGCGGGCGTCGCATTCTTCCTGATCGGGATCTACAACGGCCTGGTCACGGCCCGAAACGGCTACAAGAACGCCTTCAGCCAGATCGATGTGCAGCTGACCCGGCGTCATGACCTGATTCCCAATCTGGTCGAAATTGCCAAGGGCTACATCAAACATGAACGCGAAACCCTGGAAGCCGTCATTCAGGCGCGAAACTCGGCAGTCAGCGGTTTGCGGGCCGCCAGCGCCAATCCCGGCGATGCCGCTGCGGTGCAACAGCTGGCGAGTTCTGAAAACCAGTTGACTGGCGCCCTGGGACGCTTGTTCGCCCTGTCCGAGGCCTATCCGGACCTCAAGGCCAACACCACCATGATGCAGCTCTCCGAAGAGCTGACCAGCACCGAGAACAAGGTCGCCTTCGCGCGCCAGGCCTACAACGATGGCGTGCTCGGCTACAACAACAAGCGCGAAGTGTTTCCCAACAACCTGGTGGCAGGCATGTTCGGTTTCGGGCCGGCCAGCTTCCTGGAACTGGATGATCCGGCCAAGCGCGAAGTGCCCAAGGTGAGCTTCACCTGAGTCAACCATGAATTTCTTCGAGCACCAGGCGGCTGCCCGCGCAAAGAGCAGGCGCATGCTCTGGTTGTTCGTGCTGGCCGTGTTGGCCATCGTGGCTGCCATCAACGTGGTCGTGTTGCTGGTGTTCGGCTTCACGCTGGATCCGAACAAACCGGGGCAGCAGGACGCACTGATACCGGCGCTGGTCGCCAGCACCGTGATCACGCTCGGCGTCATCGGCCTCGGCAGTCTGTTCAAGACGCTGAGCCTGCGCTCGGGCGGCGGTGGGGTGGCGCGGGCCATGGGCGGCACGCTGGTACCGGAAGATCCGCACGATTTTCACCTCAAGCGCCTGCGCAATGTGGTCGAAGAGATGTCGATCGCCTCCGGTCTGCCAGTGCCTGAAATCTATGTGCTGGACCGCGAATCGGGTATCAACGCCTTCGCGGCGGGATTCTCGCCCACCGATGCCGCGGTAGCCGTGACCCGTGGCGCACTCGACCGGCTCAGCCGCGATGAACTGCAGGGCGTGATTGCCCACGAGTTCAGCCATATCCTCAACGGCGACATGCGCCTCAACATCCGGCTGATGGGCCTGATCTTCGGGCTGCTGGTGCTCAGCCTGACCGGCCAGAAGGTGCTGCAGCACATGCGCGTGGGCAGCTCCAAGCGCGACGGCAACGCCATCCTGCTGATCGCCCTGGCGGTCATGGTTTTCGGTTATCTGGGGGTTTTTCTCGGGCGTTTGATCAAGGCCTACATCTCACGCCAGCGCGAGTATCTGGCGGACGCTTCGGCGGTGCAGTTCACCCGGCTGTCGCACGGTCTCTCTGGCGCGCTGATGAAGATCGCAGCCTTCCAGGCCGGTTCCAAACTGACCGAACACAACGGTGAAGAGGTGGCGCACATGCTCTTCGGCGATGGAGTCGGCTACAGCCGCCTCACCGCCACGCACCCGCCACTGATCGACCGCATCAAACGCATCGACCCACGCTTTGACCCGATGTTGTTGGCCCGACTCGAAGCCGGCGAGCGCGCTTTCGAGGGCATCGACGAGGACACCGATCCACCCGCCGCCAGCGCGCTGCTGGCGGGATTCAGCGCCGCCCCGCTGCAGCCTGCGCCGGCAGTACCGGTTCTGCGCGAGCGCATGCAGGCACCGCAACCCGCCAAGGTGCTGAACGATATCGCCAACCCCGGCGTCGATCACGTCGACTATGCCGTGGCCATGCGTCAATCCCTGCCGCCGCTGCTGACCACCGCGGCGCACATGCGCGAGCGCGCCATCGACGTGGTGCTGTCACTGCTGCTGGCCCGCGAAGTCCATCCCGAAGGCAGCCTGGCCGAAATCTCCAAACGACTCGGTCCGGTGCGCGCCAAGGGCACCCAAGAACTGGTGGAAGCGGCGCGCGCCCTGCACGCGGCGCAGCGAATCCCGCTGGCACAACTGGCGATGCCCGCGCTGAAGCGCCGCCCCGCCTCCGAACTGCGGCTGCTGATGGACACCATCGACACGCTGATCCACAGCGACGGCCAGGTGGATGTCTTCGAATACGTGCTGGCCAGGCTGCTGCGCCAGCAGATGAGCGAATCGCTGGAGCCCAACCAACATCGCGGCGGCAGGCGCAAGCTGCCGGAACTGCGCCAGCAGGCGCTGTCGCTGCTGGCGGTGCTGGCGCTGCACGGTCATGAGCAAGTCGACAACGCGCGCCGGGCCTATCTGGCTGGGGCCGAGATCCTGTTTCCGGCCGCCGCCGAAAGCTACGGCGCGCCCGGCAACTGGATCGAACTGCTGGATCAGGCGCTGCCGGCATTGGACGAACTGGTGCCGGCCGGCAAGGAGACCCTGGTGCTGGCGCTGGCCACCACCGTGGGCCACGACGGCCAGATCGCGACCGCCGAAGCCGAGTTGCTTCGCCTGATCTGCACCCTGCTGCACTGCCCGCTGCCGCCGCTGCTGGGGGAGTAGGGGGGCAGGGGTGTCGGTTGTCGGTTGTCGGTTGTTGGTTGTCGGGACTCGGGACTCGGGACTCGGGACTCGGGACTCGGGACTCGGGACTCGGGACTCGGGACTCGGGACTCGGGACTCGGGACTCGGGACTCGGGACTCGGGACTCGGGACTCGGGAGAAGGCTAGATCAACTTCTCACCAAACTTGCCGCAAACATTTGAATCAAAACATTTTCCGCAAAGGACGCAAAGGCCTTGAACCACAGGCTCGCCAGTAGGAGCGCCCTTGCGGCGCGACCGGCCAGCTGCATGTCCGAGGCAGCGATCGCGCCGCAAGGGCGCTCCTACAAGAGCCCGTAGCCCGAAGCTCGCAGCCTTTCCCCTGCCCCGTCTCCCTTGCCCCGTGCCCCCTACCCGCTATTCCCCGCCGGTCTCGATCTGCTTCCAGATGCCGCTCACCAGGGCGATGCGACGGCGCTGGTCGAAGATTTCGCCAGCAGCAAAGACCAGCGATCGGGTCCGACGGAGTACCTGGGCCTCGCCGTAGATCCAGCGCTGGGCAAAGCTGGCTGCCAGAAACTGGCAATTGAGTTCCACCGTGGCCATTGGAAGTTCCTCGCCGACCTCGTCAACGATGCCGCGATGAAGCACGAATTCGCCGAAACTGCTGATCACGCCGCCCTGGACGACGCCGGCCGGGCTCAGGTGTCGCGGCTCCAGCAGCAGCGCCCTGCGCATGCCGTGGTCGAGCGCAATCTCGTAGAACGGCCCGATCAGCGTGGAAAAGCCGCGCTGCCCTGCGGCCAGTTTCAGGCGCGGCAGCGGGTTGCGCGCGTCTTCCTCCATGGCATTGCCCTTGATTCGCGCCGGTCTTGAACGCCGGCGAACATTGTATCCGTCGACATGACAAGAAAAGGCAACGACCCGCCAACTCAGGCGGCCAGGATCAGATCGCTGGCTTTCTCGGCAATCATCACCGTGGGCGCGTTGGTGTTGCCACTGATCAGTCGCGGCATGATCGACGCATCGACCACCCGTAAACCCTTGAATCCGCGCACTTTCAGTTCCGGGTCAACCACCGAGCGCTGATCCGCACCCATGCGGCAAGTACTGACCGGATGGTAGATGGTCTCAGCCTTGCGGCGGATGTAGGCCATCAGATCGGCCTCGCTGGTGGCGCTGGCGCCGGGCAGGATCTCGTCCCCGGCATAAGGCGCCAGCGGCGATTGGGCGAAGATTTCGCGGGTCATGCGCAAGCCTTCCAGCAGCACCGGCAGATCCGCCGGATCGCTCAGATAGTTGGCATGGATGCGGACGGGCGCGAAGGGATCGGCGCTGGCCAGCTCCAGATGGCCACGGCTCTCCGGGCGCAACTGACAGGCGTGCATGGTGAAGCCGTCGCCCGGCAGACGATTGCGGCCGTGATCGTCGAGCATAGCCGGCACGAAATGGAACTGGACATCGGGACGGCCATCCGCCGCATACTTCGTGGCAGCAAAGCCGCCGGTCTCGGCCACATTCGAGGTGCCGATGCCGGTGCGGGTGAAGAAATACTGCAATCCCACCAGCAGGTCACTGGCGCGGTCGTAGGTGATCCGCTGGGTGCACTTGCGCAACACGCAGATATCCAGGTGATCGGTCAGGTTGCGACCCACGTCCGGCGCATCCAGGCGCACGCCAATGCCATGCTGGCGCAGCTGATCGGCGGGGCCGATGCCGGACAACATCAGCAGTTGCGGAGAATTGACCGCGCCGCCGCTGAGCAAGACCTCCCGTCCTGCCTCGAATTTCTCGATACGGCCGCCGACCTTGGCTTCCACACCGACCGCGCGCTCGCGGTCGAACAGGATCCGGGTCACTTGAGCGTGCGTGATCACGGTGAGATTGGGACGGCGCCGGGCCTCATTCAGATAGCCGGTGGCGGTGCTGCAACGCGCGCCATTGCGCTGGGTGACCTGGTATTGGCCAAAGCCGAGCTGTTCAGGCCCATTGAAATCCGGATTGCGCGGATAACCGGCAGCGGCAGCGGCCTCCAGAAAGGCCATGCTCAGTGGATTCACATGGCGCAGATTTTCCACGGACAGATGGCCGCCGACGCCATGCAGGGCATCGGCACCGCGCTGATTGTCTTCGGAGCGGCGAAAGTAGGGCAGCACTTCGGCCCAGCTCCAGCCGCGGTTTCCTGCCGCTGCCCAGGCATCGTAGTCGGCCCGCTGGCCGCGGATGTAGCACATGGCATTGATGGAACTGGAGCCACCGAGTACCCGACCACGCGGCCAGTACATGCGGCGATTGTCCAGATGCGGTTCCGGCTCGGTCTCGTAATTCCAGTTCAGGAACTTGTAGCCCACCAGTTTGGCCAGGCCCGCCGGCATGTGGATGAAGGGGTGCCAGTCGCGACCACCGGCCTCCAGCAACAACACCCGGTGCCGGCCATCGGCGCTCAAGCGGTTTGCCAACACACAACCGGCAGAACCGGCCCCGACGATGATGTAGTCGTACATGCAAACTCCCGCCCACAGGGCCTTGCTTCAGGGGGCGCGCCGATCGCCATGCCAGCTTGCGAATCAATGATTTACATGCTGCACTGCAACATCCGGTTTCAGTCCGGAGGGCCCGCGGCGGGCATTGTTTGGACCTGCGCTAGAGCATTTGCTCGATCACCTCGACCCGATCTCCACATTGAACCTCGCCTGCGGAGCGTGCAATCAGGTTCTGGCCGAAGCGGATGCCGCCGGCGCCGCGGCGATAGTCCTTCAGCGTCCGCAGCGGCTCGCCGTCACTCTCGGCAGCGCCCGAGTCTGGATCAATGGTGGTGAAAACGCAGCGTGTGCAGGGTTTGACCACATCGAACAGCACGCTACCTATGCGAATCTGCTTCCAGCGATCCTCGGCGTGGGCCGCAACGCCGTCGATCACCAGATTGGGGCGGAAGCGGCGCCAGCCCAATTCGCGTCCCGCCCGGCTCGACAGCAGTTCTGCCGCAGCGAACGACAACAGCAGCAGCGGATAGCCATCGGCGAAGCCTACCTGATCGCCGGGGAGTGAGTACTCCGCTTCGGGTGCGCGCCGCATCTGTTCATCGGCAAACAGCAGCCGCACCGGTCGGCCCAGATAGCGGCTGAACCAGTCGGCGGCCTCGGCCCCGGCATCGGCTGCATTGACCTCGCTGCCCCAGACCTCCGAATCCACCCGCTGGCTTCCATCCGGCTCTGCGACCTGCAGCGGCAGCATGCCCGGCGCCCTCAGCCTCAAGTTGCCGGCATCACCAACTTCAGCCCTCACCCGGACCAACGAGGGCGATTGCCGGCCGGTGATGAAACGGCCGCTGTCGTCGACCAACATCCAGCGGCGGTCGTGGCGCAGCCCACGGGGCTCGACCACGGCGCTCTGCAGCGCCAGTCCGGCGCAGGATTTGACCGGATAGATGACAATGGCTGCCAGGCTGGGGGACATGACTGAGCACCTGCTGGGTCTGGGTATCGCTGGCAAAACTACACGCTATGCTGGCCGATCGCTCAGTTCGAGCTTTCGGGAACGCAGTTGCATGAATCCGATCCGACCTGCGCCAGCGCTCAGCGCCGAGCAGATCCTGGCCTACGCCGAGGCCATCTACGAGATCGAGCAGGACGGACACTGGATCAGCGCCGAGCAGTACACCCGGCACCAGTCCGATACGCTGCCGCAAAGCCTGATCAGCGCCTGCAACCCGTATTCGTTGCGGCTGCCGGATGCGCTCAACGAGGCCCGACAGCGGCAACTGCGCGACCGGATCGAGGCTGCAGGGGTACGCTGGCATCCGGCGCGGGGTCGCGCTGCCGATTTCAGCTGGCTGGAACCCGGTTTTCTGGTCGCAGCAGCGCTGCCTCTGGTCGACAGCTGGGCCCGCGCCTTTGAGCAGCACGCGATCTGGCTGCCCGCGACGGCCACCTCACCGGCCATGATGCGCCTGTATGCGACCGATCCCGGTGCCGCCCGGTCGCTGCGTTTTCCCCATGTGCACCTCGAATGGGTAGGATTCGGGCCCACGACTCCAGAATGACCACCCGCTTGCCGAACGCCAGCCCAGTTTCCAGCGCACCCCCGCTGCTATCCGCCACGGCGCTGACCTGTCTGCGCGAGGACGAAGCGCTGTTCGTGCCCATCGACATCGCGCTGGCCCAGGGCCACCTGCTGGTGCTGGAAGGCCGTAATGGCGCCGGCAAGACCACCCTGCTGCGCGCCCTGCTCGGTCTGCATGCGATCAAGGCCGACAGCCTGCATTTTCGCGGCGCCGACGTGCTCCGCGAGCGTCATGCGCTGTGTGCCGGAACTCTGTGGCTGGGCCATCTGCTGGCGCTCAAGGGCGATCTCACGGTGCGCGAGAATCTGCATTACAACCTGGCCATCGGCGACGAGGACGATGCCGTCGATGTCGAGTCACTGTGCACGGATCTGGGGCTGGCCGGCTATGAGGACACGCCGACCCGGGCGCTGTCGGCTGGGCAGCGCAAGCGCGCGGCCCTGGCGCGCCTGGCCGCCAGTCGTCGATCACTGTGGCTGCTGGATGAGCCCTTCGCCAATCTGGACGGGCCGGGCATGGCGGTGGTCGAGCGCCTGCTGGAAGCGCATCTGGCCCGCGGCGGCGGCGCCATGCTGACCAGCCATGGCGTGCTTCCCATCACCTTGCCGGCCACGACGGTGCGCCTGGAGCACCCGCGATGAGCGCCACGCGACCCTATCGCGCGCTGCTGATGCGGGATCTGCACCTGGCGTTCCGGCGTCGCGCCGACCTCTTGTTGCCGCTGGGATTTGCCGTACTGGTGGTGCTGCTGTTCGGCATTGCGCTGGGCGGCACACCGGAACGGCTGGCCCCGGTGTCGGCGCCGGTGATCTGGGTCACCGTATTGCTGGCCGGCTTTCTCAGTCTGGATGGACTGTTCAGACCCGATGTCGAGGACGGTACGCTCGATCAATGGCTGGCCGGCCCCAGTTCCATCATCGGCTTGATGTACGCCAAGGCATTGGCGCATTGGCTGCTGTACGGTGTCGGCCTGACCCTGTCGACGCCGCTGCTGGCCATGCTGCTCAATCTGCCTGTCAAACTGTTACCGGTGATGCTGGCGGCACTGGCCATAGGCACACTCGGCGCCACCCAGATCGGTCTGGTGGCGGCGGCCTTGACAGCCCGGCTGCGCCGCAGTGGTATTTTGTTGGCGGTGATCGTCATGCCGCTGTACCTGCCGCTGCTGATCTTCGGCAGTGGCGCGGTCGATGCAGTGCGTCTGGGTGAATCGCCCAAGGGTGCGCTGTTGTTGCTGGCCGCACAGACGATGTTGCTGTTGACCCTGGCGCCGCCGGCTGCGGCCGCTGGCTTGCGGATAGGATCGGACAATCCACCATGAATCCCGTGCTGCGCTGGTTTCACCAACTCGGATCACCGCCATATTTCTATCGCTTTGCAACCCGTTGGATGCCGTGGGCTGGCGGCGCTGCGCTGATCCTGACGATCATCGGCATGTACTTGGGCCTGGCCCGGGCGCCAGCCGATTATCTGCAGGGCGACAGTTTCCGCATCATCTACATCCATGTGCCCAGCGCCTGGATGAGCATGTTCATCTATGCGGTGATGGCGCTGAACGGGGCCATTGCCCTGATCTGGCGCATCAAGCTGTCGGAGATCCTGTTTCTGGCCTGCGCGCCGATCGGTGCCATGTTCACGGCAATCACGCTGATCACCGGCATGCTCTGGGGCAAACCCACCTGGGGTGCCTACTGGGTGTGGGATGCGCGGCTGACCAGCGAACTGGTGCTGCTGTTCCTGTACTTCGGCGTGATCGGTCTGGCCTCGGCCTACGACGATCTGCGCCAGGGCGCCCGCGCCGCCGCGGTGTTGGCCATTGTGGGCGTGGTTAACGTTCCGATCATCCATTTTTCGGTCAAATGGTGGAACACCCTGCATCAGGGCGAGACCATCCGCATTTTCGGAAAGAGCAGCATGGATTCCTCGATGATCTGGCCGTTGCTGATCATGGCGCTGGCCACCAAGCTGTACTTCGTATTCGCCCTGCTGCTGCGCGCCCGCGGCGTGTTGCTGGAACAGGAGCGCAACAAGGCCTGGGTGCGCGAGGTCTTGCTCGGAGTGAAGAACTGATGCTCGCCTGGCTGGAAAACCAGGGTCACTGGGGCTACATCCAGGTCTCGCTGGCGGTCACGGCGCTGTTGGTCCTGGCCGACCTGCTGCCGCCGCTGTTGCGCCAACGCAAATTGCGGGCTGAACTGCGGGCGCGGGTACGACGCGAACAACAACTTCGGGAATCGGAGACGTCGTGAAGAGTGAGGGCACGAGGGCGCGAGGGCATGAGGGCACGCGACAGCGAGCCC
Protein-coding sequences here:
- the prfA gene encoding peptide chain release factor 1; translation: MNPRIRQKLDEMSERLQEVQLLLAQPETLSDGNRFRELAQENSQLEELARDYAEYRRLESDLAATQAMAESERGEMREMAQAEAAELEQHLSALGDTLALSLVPADPRDERSLFLEIRAGTGGDEAAIFAGDLFRMYSRYAETRGWRVEVLSQSAGEHGGYKEIIARVEGAGAWTELKFESGTHRVQRVPETEAQGRIHTSACTVAILPELDEVDTTPLNPADLKVDTFRASGAGGQHVNKTDSAIRITHLPSGIVVECQDERSQHKNRARAMSLLQAKLIDIERSKQAQQQSEDRKLQVGSGDRSQRIRTYNFPQGRLTDHRINLTLYQLGDIIAGNLAPVIAPLQQEDRAMALDALLGKN
- a CDS encoding energy transducer TonB; this translates as MLMNDVQTLRVMPLALALVLVLGLAACGGDEPAPTASTTSPAGAAPQPAPTSTEPDPAVAAASTAPQTVPELLDAARTAMREQRLIQPTNDNAIEYYLKVLDAEPDNRQAQLAILELMPLAQGVAEQMIDTNRLEEAQQAVGLLKRAQPTSVVVTNLEQRIVTQRRAEEQRRTAEEEAARLAERQAREQAAAQARAAAEPPPPAPSRPAQTPASTPATTAAPAPAQAPPTQVASAAPPKPVAASTAPQNKDFQLVKRVNPSYPAQALRSRTEGWVELSFTITTTGDVEDVEVVNSNPRRVFDRDAARALSQWKFTPRIEGGKAVEAKARQRLEFTLN
- a CDS encoding beta-lactamase family protein; translation: MLRVVFVALGLAGGMLAADRVAAASADAALRPAPADTLQAEVRSWVEVVNASGATPALAVAIVRPRQPDLLITAGETYAGSGQVVDKHTVFRLASVSKGFASTLCGLLDDAGFLQIGQSVVDLVPGLELADPNAPSALTLERLLSHQTGLPHHTFDMKLEANAPLIDLIQSLPSVRPACAVGGCYAYQNVLFNVAADAAFGAVGSFFPVELSRRLLVPLEMRDTSVGRDALMAQANWARPHVYARGGWTSVTPKPTYYQLPAAAGVNASISDLAIWLHAQLGERPEVLPPAVLKLVQSPRVDTPGEMLGPRWRRERVRAASYALGWRVFDYSGHQLVFHAGAVQGYRALVGVIPEQGFGVAILWNSNSGVPAGLFPRILDRQLQLDGPDWLDLDKLQITADRRARKPRA
- a CDS encoding LemA family protein, with amino-acid sequence MLSTVIVLVLLAGVAFFLIGIYNGLVTARNGYKNAFSQIDVQLTRRHDLIPNLVEIAKGYIKHERETLEAVIQARNSAVSGLRAASANPGDAAAVQQLASSENQLTGALGRLFALSEAYPDLKANTTMMQLSEELTSTENKVAFARQAYNDGVLGYNNKREVFPNNLVAGMFGFGPASFLELDDPAKREVPKVSFT
- a CDS encoding M48 family metalloprotease, whose amino-acid sequence is MNFFEHQAAARAKSRRMLWLFVLAVLAIVAAINVVVLLVFGFTLDPNKPGQQDALIPALVASTVITLGVIGLGSLFKTLSLRSGGGGVARAMGGTLVPEDPHDFHLKRLRNVVEEMSIASGLPVPEIYVLDRESGINAFAAGFSPTDAAVAVTRGALDRLSRDELQGVIAHEFSHILNGDMRLNIRLMGLIFGLLVLSLTGQKVLQHMRVGSSKRDGNAILLIALAVMVFGYLGVFLGRLIKAYISRQREYLADASAVQFTRLSHGLSGALMKIAAFQAGSKLTEHNGEEVAHMLFGDGVGYSRLTATHPPLIDRIKRIDPRFDPMLLARLEAGERAFEGIDEDTDPPAASALLAGFSAAPLQPAPAVPVLRERMQAPQPAKVLNDIANPGVDHVDYAVAMRQSLPPLLTTAAHMRERAIDVVLSLLLAREVHPEGSLAEISKRLGPVRAKGTQELVEAARALHAAQRIPLAQLAMPALKRRPASELRLLMDTIDTLIHSDGQVDVFEYVLARLLRQQMSESLEPNQHRGGRRKLPELRQQALSLLAVLALHGHEQVDNARRAYLAGAEILFPAAAESYGAPGNWIELLDQALPALDELVPAGKETLVLALATTVGHDGQIATAEAELLRLICTLLHCPLPPLLGE
- a CDS encoding PaaI family thioesterase, with product MEEDARNPLPRLKLAAGQRGFSTLIGPFYEIALDHGMRRALLLEPRHLSPAGVVQGGVISSFGEFVLHRGIVDEVGEELPMATVELNCQFLAASFAQRWIYGEAQVLRRTRSLVFAAGEIFDQRRRIALVSGIWKQIETGGE
- a CDS encoding choline dehydrogenase, whose product is MYDYIIVGAGSAGCVLANRLSADGRHRVLLLEAGGRDWHPFIHMPAGLAKLVGYKFLNWNYETEPEPHLDNRRMYWPRGRVLGGSSSINAMCYIRGQRADYDAWAAAGNRGWSWAEVLPYFRRSEDNQRGADALHGVGGHLSVENLRHVNPLSMAFLEAAAAAGYPRNPDFNGPEQLGFGQYQVTQRNGARCSTATGYLNEARRRPNLTVITHAQVTRILFDRERAVGVEAKVGGRIEKFEAGREVLLSGGAVNSPQLLMLSGIGPADQLRQHGIGVRLDAPDVGRNLTDHLDICVLRKCTQRITYDRASDLLVGLQYFFTRTGIGTSNVAETGGFAATKYAADGRPDVQFHFVPAMLDDHGRNRLPGDGFTMHACQLRPESRGHLELASADPFAPVRIHANYLSDPADLPVLLEGLRMTREIFAQSPLAPYAGDEILPGASATSEADLMAYIRRKAETIYHPVSTCRMGADQRSVVDPELKVRGFKGLRVVDASIMPRLISGNTNAPTVMIAEKASDLILAA
- a CDS encoding MOSC N-terminal beta barrel domain-containing protein, whose translation is MSPSLAAIVIYPVKSCAGLALQSAVVEPRGLRHDRRWMLVDDSGRFITGRQSPSLVRVRAEVGDAGNLRLRAPGMLPLQVAEPDGSQRVDSEVWGSEVNAADAGAEAADWFSRYLGRPVRLLFADEQMRRAPEAEYSLPGDQVGFADGYPLLLLSFAAAELLSSRAGRELGWRRFRPNLVIDGVAAHAEDRWKQIRIGSVLFDVVKPCTRCVFTTIDPDSGAAESDGEPLRTLKDYRRGAGGIRFGQNLIARSAGEVQCGDRVEVIEQML
- a CDS encoding DUF3293 domain-containing protein; the encoded protein is MNPIRPAPALSAEQILAYAEAIYEIEQDGHWISAEQYTRHQSDTLPQSLISACNPYSLRLPDALNEARQRQLRDRIEAAGVRWHPARGRAADFSWLEPGFLVAAALPLVDSWARAFEQHAIWLPATATSPAMMRLYATDPGAARSLRFPHVHLEWVGFGPTTPE